ATCAACTGGCGAAAGGCCTGCATGATTGATTGGATATGAAAGCTAGGGCTTGCCAAAGTCCAATGCGAGGGTGGGCCATCCAATGATGCCTACCTACCGCACTACCGATATCTGACCCGTCCCTAGAAACCTACCTACCTGATATGTCAGTCAACAAGGAAAGTGGCCGGCCATTtacgtcgtcttcatccacCCATCTTGAAGATAGCATTCGTCTGCTTCGCATGGCACCCATCAAGACGCCTGTGTCTACCGACAGCTACCGACAGTCTGTGTCCAAGGTAGGTACGGGAGTGTCCCGTCTTGAGCGCCTGTTTGATTGCACTGCCCCGTCTCGAGTGTCAGGCGGATGTCGACTTTCGGCAGTCTGATCGTGCGACCCGAAAGAAGACCGCAGTCATATATCGCGTGCCTTGCCACTTGCTCACTGTGTTTACATCATGTTTGCAACAATTTCGGCTCAAGATGTTGTTCATGGACCGTTCTGTACATGGAAAGAAGAGTCTTCCCGAGCGAGATCCGATGCAGATGAGAACTGATTTCGCTCTGTCCTCAGAACCGGTGAGCTGCCGTACACGGCAAACAAGATCACGCTGTCCTTCAAAAACCGACCACGAGGGGAATCAGTGGTCATGAGAGACTGCGTAATCTTCTTGACTTACCTGACCTGTCGCCTTCCATATTGACCccctgcctgcctacctaggtaggtagcaaGACAGCAGCGACAACTCTGTGATGGCAAGCAGGTAGAAGCTAGCCGGTGCGGGATGTGACAAGTGCAATCAGAGGTTCTCCTGGGGCAGTGaaggaggaaaggagagTAGTAGCATCAGCCTGACTGGCGAAGCAGTATCATCACAAACACGCGGTCAGCCTTGGCTGTCTTTCGGTACAGtaacaccaacaccaacacaccaacaacagcagcacaCGTGTGGGTGCCCCTTTTCCAACACTCACGTTTCTGCCTTGCTCGTAACCAGCTCTCAGCTCGAACCAACCGATACTGCCGTTCGACCCTGGCATCGTTGTTCGTCGACCCTTCTCCTCAGCCAATCACGCGGTCCTATCCTCAATCGGGCGCATCTCGTCTCCAGCTGCAGCTAGttagctacctacctacatgCAGGGCAAAAGCACAACACACAAACCGGAACCCTGCATTGCCGTGCAAAATCCCCGCCCACGATCACGGCCCGGATTGATTGTCCAGCCCATCTCGGCCTACCGAAATCCTTGTCACCGGTATCGTTGACTTGCACGCAGAAACCTAGGACTCTGGCCCTCGTGCGACATCGCCCCGCCTCCAGCCAACCACTTGCTACGAAAACACGAATCGGTCTGGAAAGAGGCCGGAAGGGCTCGTGTTGTTTTGCTACTAGGCAGTTCCGCCCACGTTTTACAGCCTTGCCACGACACCCACCAGCCCCGCGCTGTCCATCACCCTTTCGTCAGTCGACAACTTTGTCATCTCTCACAcgccgcccgtcgtcctcccAGACGTTGTCCCTTGTCAACCTCCTTCGATGCCGTGGAACATCTTCACTACAGGACGCTGAGCGCCATTGGACACCCTGAGCTCATACATTGCCAACCCTTGTTCACTGCTGCTGTCATGGCAATGGAGCTGGGTTCTGACATAATACACGACATCGTTCATCCCACGGCTGCCTATTCTCAATTCATTCGCTTTCGTGCCGACCACCACGATGCTGGCGACTCATACCGCCTTCTCCCGGTGGACTGGGAGGCTTCCCAGCTGAATCCCAAGAACCGTGTTGACAGTCTCGATCCTCTGCCCAATCCTCTTTGGCGTATTGATGGCTGCACCGGACTGGGGACTCAGTTCTACGTTATCCCGCTGTTTCTTCGCTGCGTGCCGCCCATGCGCATCGATGCCTTTATTCCAGAGCAGTCAAGCCAGCCGTATGACATCCGACAACTGCTCGATTTGGATGTGGCCTTTCATACCAAGGATCGAGCTCGAGTCCAAGAGCTCAACATATCAAAGCACATTCTCCGCGCTCTACAGCTCTGGACAAAAAGTCTACCAGAGCCCGAAGCACTCTTCACCTCTATGCCATTCGGATCTCGCATCGTCTTCAAATCTCTGTCTCTGAATGTCAGAGCTATGGAAATCGACGTCGCACCAACACACTACCTGGAACGACAACTGCTCTCGTCCTCTGCCTTGGCTCAGATGTGGGGTGCTACAGTTCAGCTTCCTGAACATGTCGACATCTCCGAGGTCCACGTCGTCGAACAGATTCACGACAGTGTTTGCCTTGTCCGGATCCAAGACCGCCTGTGGATTCTGAAGACTTTGACGAGTTACACAAAGTACTTATATCATGAGCTCAAGCTCTTGTTGTCAGCGAAGCCACATCCAAACGTCATGTCACGTCCGGCTCACCTCGTCACGAAGCGATGCAGTTTTGGCAGCAAGACAGCCGTCATCGGTTTCACACTCGAGTATCACTGCTATGGTACCATGCGAGACATTGTGCCGCTACAAAGAATCCACAATACGCTTTCCCCCGCCGAACAGTTCAAATGGGCCATGCAAATCACTTCAGGTGTGTTACACCACCGTAATACCTCTGGCACATTTTATCCCGACCTTCGTCTGGACAATGTTGTTTTGTCAAAGGATAGAGATGCCATCATAGTCGACTTCGAGCAGCGGGGGGTGTGGTGTGAGTTTGCGTCCCCAGAAATCAACGCCATCGAGTACATCCGCTTGTTAGCCATTGACGAGGACATCCCCGAAGACGTAAGGGACCACTACGCCGAGATACTGAGACGTATGTGCCCCGATTTCGAAACCCTTCACAGCAGAGAAGAATACACGAATCCCGCCAACGGCTACAACATCTGCTGGGCATGCCTCAGTCCGAAAGAACAGGAAGCATCTGAGGTATACATGCTTGGAAGGGTGTTGTGGTGCATCTTCGAGGGGGCTAGCGCTCCGCAGCAAGCTGCTGTCTGGCAGTCTTACCGATGGGAGGCCAAAGTCGACTTTCCTGCCTATCTGAGGACGCCACCGAAAATACAGTCTCTTATTGACCGCTGTACCATTGGCCGCCGAGCCACGTTGGGTAATCAAATCGGCAGAGATGGCAATAGGCTTGTGTTTAAGGGTTACGGAAAGATGGCTGATCCGGGAGATATCCGTACAGCAGCCGCAACAtggtggaagagagaggtAACATGGGCTGAAGCGTTTCTGACTACGAGAGAGGGTTCCAAGTCAGTAGGGGGGTGGGATGAAAATCACTTTGGCAGGCCAAGTCTCCAAGAGGTAATGAATGAACTGGAAAACCTGTGTGCCGAGGTTTAAATGCTTGGGGGACGGCCAAACGGTGGTTGGTGGGCTTTGCCACAGGAAGGAGGGAGCAGAGGTTGATCATGTGCGACTAGACGAACAGAGCATAACGGTTCCAAGATGAAGGAAATGGTATTTATATTGCAGACTCATGGAAgccaaaaaaagaaaagaggccAAGCTGTGACACACCCGCCCAAGCCTATGCCTCGAGGCTTGGCTCCAGGGTGACTCAACGGA
The DNA window shown above is from Colletotrichum destructivum chromosome 2, complete sequence and carries:
- a CDS encoding Putative protein kinase gives rise to the protein MAMELGSDIIHDIVHPTAAYSQFIRFRADHHDAGDSYRLLPVDWEASQLNPKNRVDSLDPLPNPLWRIDGCTGLGTQFYVIPLFLRCVPPMRIDAFIPEQSSQPYDIRQLLDLDVAFHTKDRARVQELNISKHILRALQLWTKSLPEPEALFTSMPFGSRIVFKSLSLNVRAMEIDVAPTHYLERQLLSSSALAQMWGATVQLPEHVDISEVHVVEQIHDSVCLVRIQDRLWILKTLTSYTKYLYHELKLLLSAKPHPNVMSRPAHLVTKRCSFGSKTAVIGFTLEYHCYGTMRDIVPLQRIHNTLSPAEQFKWAMQITSGVLHHRNTSGTFYPDLRLDNVVLSKDRDAIIVDFEQRGVWCEFASPEINAIEYIRLLAIDEDIPEDVRDHYAEILRRMCPDFETLHSREEYTNPANGYNICWACLSPKEQEASEVYMLGRVLWCIFEGASAPQQAAVWQSYRWEAKVDFPAYLRTPPKIQSLIDRCTIGRRATLGNQIGRDGNRLVFKGYGKMADPGDIRTAAATWWKREVTWAEAFLTTREGSKSVGGWDENHFGRPSLQEVMNELENLCAEV